A segment of the Lycium ferocissimum isolate CSIRO_LF1 chromosome 5, AGI_CSIRO_Lferr_CH_V1, whole genome shotgun sequence genome:
TATAAAGTTAGATTAACCAAACTATTTGTGACTTGTAAGTATGTGTTTATACTAAACATGGTTAATCATTTGAAAAAGATACTGGAACTTATAAGACTCGGTCGATTATAGTGAGCATATAAAAGTCTTTTACGTCTTTTGGCTAAAACctaaatacatgtatatagttATTTAGTTGTGAAAATGTCATAAAAATTATGAGTACATGCTGTTGTCTTATCAACCGATAGTGGCAAGTTGGCAACTATAATATGCTGTCAATTTTCTTTAAACTTGGCTATTGTCAATATCTGCTCTTCGTTATGTGCGTGTAAAACATGTATGTCAAATCGTCCTTTGCCAATTACTCCATCCGGTCCTAGTTGTCAATTTTGTTAGAACCAATTATTCCCAAATACTTATAGTTTTTAGAAACCAAAACAGAATTACTGACTATCTTTGTTTGTCAGCTTTATTagaaattttctcttctttccatAGTATTTCACTCAGTTTCATATTATTTAACTCATAGTACCTGAGaagataatttttaaaataaatctaCATTACTCATGGTAACTGAGAAtacaattttttaaataaatctaTTTTATTCATAGTACttgagaaaataatattttacctTAGATCTATTTCTTTCATGGTGcgtcaagaaaataattctttaAGTAAATTAAGTTATTTCATTGTGGTACATGAAAATAATTCTTTACTATTATTTCTATCCAATATTACAAACTATATAATATTcagaaatacattttttattttcaagtcATTTTTAGCTTTGAAATAATGATTATCCAGCATGATTTGTGAGTAATTCAAACAGAACAACTAGGTTAAATATAGCATCAAATCATATGAATCTGTCATAACGTTGCATCCCATGATTCACCGATTTATTTCTGCTTGTCTGCGAATCTTCAACATCTATGTTACCTCATTAAACTTAAAACATAGTTCCACACAAATATCGAAAatggggacaaaatttaaatcaCGGCCTCAAAGTATCCCTTTTGTGCAAATCATCCTCGAAATAGTTAGCAAATACAATGGGCTTTGTCATTAGGATGGGCCTTGGGCCATAATCAGATACTTTAATTGGGCCAGGCTCAAACTTAGAGATAAGTGGAAAGTGCTAACATCCAATGAGTACATCTCTATTTTGGTCTCCCCATACTGATACAGTGATACCCCATACTGATATTAACTTCTAGTTTTATCCCTATCTTTGGTCCAGAGTCTATTACATTTATTATTTAGGCCCTTACTATGCCTAAACAAGAACTGGATTGCAACTTTCTGGTGCAGCTAATTTCCCTTTAGAGGAAGACAAGGATTCTAAACAAGTTCAGTATATCcttccaatttattttcttcacttttaacCCTTCCTTGATTTGTAAAGTCCAAACAGAAATAGGCAACCCTAGTAAGATGGTACGTACATACAACCAAGGAAGAAGGAAGTAGGGGGTACCTTGAGGATATGGGGGGAAGGTGTAGTCAACAAGGTttacatttttctctttttgtataAATCCTTGACACTTGCAGCTGCGGGTCATTTGGTTGTAGTATTGGAGCAACTATCTCATCATAAGATAATGTAGTGCTTTTATTGGCCGCATAAGAATAAGATAATCGTCACTTAACTAAAGTAACATTTGGTTGGCAATATTAGATAAcacttaatatttttattaaattgtgtgaaaacttatatataattttatgcGGGATAAAATTTGAAGCACCGATACGTGTATTATCAATGCAGATACGTACACATTTAAAGACAAAAAACACCTTTTTAAAGTAAGTAATTAAATTTCGTAATTAATCatttcatttgatattaatcaCAGCCTAACAATCCTTTCATTATTAATCACCACATAATTAACCCCAGTATTACAATCATTGCATAACAAGTAAGTGTATACAAACGTCCCCCTATCGTGTTGTTATTTGAATTAACGTACCAATAAATTGAATTGTGTGATTAATTTAATTGTGCTAATTTTGGACTGTCCAAATTAGATATTCGAGTTGAAATTTAAAATGGCCATTTAAATTTCTGTATGTTAATATTATTGGCAAAAGAAAATACAACGTAGTTATTAAACGATTGAACTGAAAATGGAAGTACCagaaaaataattacatatcgTATAAATTTTATGGCTTAACAATTTATTGGCTAATGTCTATGCGGCTCCTTAAACTTGCCCTTTTCCATTTTGCATCTCAACTAAGTGTGATTCCTATTGAACTCCTGAACTCGttctcaagtgtgtctatcaaataTAATCCAACTTATATAGTATTCCatcttcaatgtagcaacatgctaatatatattctgATTTAATTATACCATCTTTTAACTAAGATTAGCAGTAATTGAGAGGGGAAAAAAGAGCATATCTTAATTAAGGCTTAAGCTGGTAGTGGAATAAAGAAGGCAAAACCGATACATCCATGgacctaaagaatagcttaccacaTGTCTAAACTATTACTCCACCTTCATTTCCCCAATTCAATTTCTGCCTCTAAAATCAGACTTAAGGGGTTtaatagacacacttgaggacgagttcaggAGTTCAATAGGAataacacttagttgaggtgccaaaataaaaaaaaataaaaaagaaaaaaaaaaggcaagtttaaggggctgcatatgcattaagccaaaTTTTATTGAATAGTATTTCTAAACAAAGGAGTGTTAAATCAATGGAGACATGAGAAAAATTGTAGACTGCGAAGTGATAACTAAATATGCAAAATGGAAACCACagatgaaataaaaaagaagggaaaatggtcaaatataccctgtactgccaaaaatagtttaaatataCCCTGTTTAAGTTTACGTCCAAATATACTTCTCTCATTATACTTTCGATCTAAATACCAGAAGAAGCAAGGCTATGGATAATTAAATATATGCTTGGCCATGGTGCCTAACCAAACCCGAAGCGTATTATAAGTGAGAGGCTCAAAAGCGGATAGCCATCGACCTCGAGGTTCGGGACCATTGccgaaaaaaaattaattagtttttaaaaaaatataaataagttaaacaaaaagataaaagtaatgagaaaaaagagTGTACTTATTACTAAGTAGTAATTAGAAACTGCAGTGATACTTTTTagtcttagaatttatattatgcttaatttctttttaatatgaTCTGAACtagtgattaaaaataataatttatatttgttttcttgaatttttttcttctatgataTGTTTTTGCGTGCAAGAATGAGTGGTAGAAGATTCTATTTCATATTGCAAAAGTTTCATATTCAAATTGTACCAAAAAtcacttaaaaaatattatttcgaaagacgaaaaaaattaaaacggCATTTAGTCCTCTAGCTCAACATACTATTTCGTTTGGTTGTATTACCGCTTGTACTCTTCAATTAAAAAGTGACAAATCCTGCTCCATTTATTTAACAAGTGTTCGGTTGGTGCCAACCTATTTTGACACCTCTAGATACCATGACCGATTACCATTGATAAAGAAGAATCTTTCTAAATCACTTCATGTCAACGACACCTTGAAGCATCCGAAATACATCGTGATTGAAAATGACATAGTGTTCCTGATAGAAAATGACGACTCCTTTAGAAAAAACAAACTtattcaaattctttttcttaCAGAAGTTCTGTTCCGACCACCCGAACTTGCCAACAAGTGCTTATGAAAACAGATCGGTGTGAATGATAAAGTCTTAAGTCAGTTTTTCCGTAGTGCCACACCCTAAAATAGCAACATCCTTCTTATTACAGCACTCCATTATACGTTGGCACAAATTTGTCCTTAATTTTGACGGAGCTATACGTGGCAAGCTTATAATTAAATAACCCTCCCCAATTTTAAATACACTATTTCTTTAGACACAACCCATTTAACACATCCCCACCCATTCGCTCCACTTTGAGTTCTTTCTTTTcctatctttttcttcttctcttttcaaCCGTCAAATTCACAAAGAAATTAAGCTTTGAGATAACTAGTAGCAAAATGGAAACCATGGGGACCAAAATAGCAATTATTTTCTCTATAGCCACGTGTCAGTTTTAGCAAGTTAGCGTTGAATCGCTGACTGTTTTCTTTTGGGAACCATAACAAAATATTGTACTTTAAATTACGATGattatttttcgattttcggaCATTAGACTATCGAATACCCCAACTCCGTTTCTCGTGCAAGTCCAAGATTGATGGATCCATCTCACACTACTACATTATTAATATCCATTtcaataaagaataaaattatCCGTAACTTCCGCCAAATTTGTTAATGGTTGCTTCTAATTACATCAACATATAGCGCCCATTTGTCTCTCGCCATGCATGAGAAAATTGTTGTATCCAATAACCTTTTCCCCCCCAATAGAATTGGAGATTGATAAATTTCTTGTTCTTGTCGGGAGGAATTAATTTGGACCAAaaaggtggaaaaaaaaagattaaagatGATGTTGATGTTAACAGTGTTTGTACTTGGAGGGGTAACGGTTCTTGCAGTTGAAGCTGTGGGAATTGTTATATTAATTTGGTGGTTTATGAGAAGAGTTTCTCGTGAAAGAGGTAAAGGAAAACCACCTGAAGGGTCATGTTGTTTTGCTGGGGATATTGATCCATCTTTCTACAACAAGCAGGCAGGTACcattttgatgttattttgcTCAATGTATCATTTGTTTGGTACCTTTTTGCAACCATTGCGTTTGCATTATTGTCTCCATTGAATGGTCACTGGTCACAAGGATTGAATAATTACTAGTCATTATTAGGCCAAGAacgaggattcatatagccaacTAGCTCATAAAGAACCTTAACTTTCAAAACTCTAATTGCAATTTTTGGCGCACAAATTTCTGTTACctgaaaattttcattttccaaGCTTTCTATTGGAGACTATCCTGATGTTGTACTACTAATTCCTCAAAGTAGATTCTCGTGTTTCTGAAGTTGTGAGAGTATTCCAAGTATTATCCAGTAGATATCATTCTATAGACAGCAGGATGCTCTAAGAATTAATGCCCAAGGTTTCAGTGTTCTGGTATTTCTTAATGAGAAGATCATTGCTAATGAACGTGATGTTTATACACTTCAATGATTATTAGGAGCACTCTGTCATCTTTCCCTGAACTACAAAGAaacaaagagagaagaaaatggTTCTTGGAGATGATGTAAATATTACTTATTAAAAGAGTAAATGGACCAGAAAAAGTTCACTTTTCATGTTGTAACGTTCTGGCAATTTAACAGATTCCAACTAGAGGGCGGTACTTAACTCATCCACTAACACGAAAGATATCATCTTGTTATCAGTTATCACCATCAAATGAACGTTACATACTGTGtaagaatattattatttaatCAGCAATATATGCGAatggaatttatattttgtactgATATTTGCTTGAAACATGGCTGGTGCATATCTCATTAGTATATTGTCATTAAGCTGAAGTTTTCTTTTCCCATTCAAGAACCACGCTTTTTTTCCTCAGTGGACTTGAGCAGTCTAACTTATAGTAtagtatgtatattttgttcCTAGGGAAAAGTATGGGTTCTGGAATCTGAAAGAATCCTGAAAGCTTTAAACACGGACAAAGCTACAAAGCAGCACAAGGCCCAGAAAGAGATCTTAGACGTAATACCTACTCAGAAATTTGCTAAAATCAAGAATCACTCTCTCATCCTAATCGAATCGGATGGTTCCCATACTGAAATTCCACTCAAAGGTTGCATGGTTGCGGCTGTTTCTGCTTCAAGCTTGTCCACTAGAAAATGGTAAGCTAAACCTGATTTACTTCACTTTTTGAAGTTTGTCTCAGTTAGAACTCTCTCTGCATTACTCACTCATAAAAGTTGGATATATCTCGGGAGTACTCCATTGTCTCTTTCTAGCAATTTTATGAACATGATAGATTATTTAGCATTGGAGGCATAAGATCTGAAAAGAGCCCTCTCGGCTCTGTTCTAGTATAAGCAAATCCTAATATTGTGAGCTTGGGCACCAGGGAAAACTCGAGTGGGTACAAAGAGAACTTGACAATATTATTATACGTCTTCTTAGCTTGAATTCATCTGGTTGCGTGAAGCTGATATGATTTTAGCAAAAAGAACTCCCTTCCTGATCCACAGTATGTGAAGTATAGATTCTAATTCTCTGAGATTTTTGAAGCTACAAGAAGGCAAatccaataaaacaatatacACCAGAAGACATTTAACCAGTTACCTTTATAGTATTATAGAATCAAGAAATTCATTGTTCATTCCTTGCTACCTAGAGATGTATCTTTACGTAATAGAATTTTCCCTGGCAAATGCTTTCTGCTGACAAGTTTTACTGAACTAGATTGAAGATGTATGTCCTGATAAATCTAATACTAGTATTTCAGCTTGCGGTTTCTTCCCCTTGGTCTTTACACCAAAGTAGTTAAATATTTGTAGAGTATTACAAACACCAGAAAAAGGAAGAGGGTGGCGTATATTGTCAAATCTCTTTACAGAATCGGACCTGTGAATGACTAAAAAAGGTAGGACATTCAATTTGGGGCTACAAATACTCAAATGTTAGAGGCATCCTATTGCATGACATTTATTTAGTCATGCAATAATTGTGTTGTAGTTACCCAAAAAAGCAAAATGTTTGAGAATGTAGTTGACACTTGTAAAGGGCACTAATGTATAAAAGACAATCCAAAATGTGGCGTGCCGTTTTTCAAGTTGTTGTCTttaaaaacaagagaaatcaataAATGTATGtttcatatataattaacattGTGCCCAAGAACTATGAATGAAAAGTTGGAAATACAAAGCCTTTCAAGACGTAATCAATTCAAACAGGTTTTAATTTTATTAGATGAAGGTAGTATTGGAATTCCTTTTACTTCGAAAGTTATCTTATATAtcttgtgaaaaaaaattctgttGCATCAAGTAAAATTCTTCTTTAATTATTAGATTGGGATGGAGAACACAACCATAGCTTAGCACTTCAATTTTGTTACAGGGCAAAGAGATACCCAATTAAAGTTGAGAGCGGAGCATCTGCTGtatataaaggaaatagaatattttacatttACCTTGAGACGTCTTGGGAGAAGGAATCATGGTGCAAAGCCCTTCGTCTTGCTTCCTGCGAggatgaagaaaaaataaagtggTTGGCAAAGTTAAATGTAGAGTTCCATAATTACCTGACGTCACTAAATGCAGCATATCCTTCATTTATGAAACCATCTTCAAGTTTGGGTGCTGAATTAGTTGATAAATCAAGTAAGCCAGATGGTTCCTCGTCAAAAGTTCGTCAATTTCTAaaaaagtttgccaagaaaacTACCAAGAATGCTCCAGAAAATAAGGCAAGTTGCAGTTCAAAATCAAGCTATGAAGAACGAAAGTTGACTGAGAAAGGCAGTTCATTCCAAGACCTTGACTTGGCTAGTAGTGTCATGAAGGTTGCTCCAACAAGAAAGCCCCTTGATTTTTCCAATGAGGATGTTATAGTGCCTTCATCCATTGTATCATCTACTGGCTCTGTCATTTCTGATGCAGATTCTGATGACAGGACTATTGGTGATGAAGGATCCCTTTGTTGGAATTTGTTAATATCACGGTTGTTCTTTGATGCTAAAAGAAATGAGCAGATGAAAAATTCTTTGCAAGAACGGATTCAGGTTCGTATCtccttcttttatttcattatgaGATATAAAGTAATTTCATTTGTTATAATAGTTTAACCTTTTCTTTAGTTGACTAGGGTAGAGATTGATTATTACTTGTACTGCTTTTCAAGGACATTAACAACTGTATTACTACTACCTACGCCTCAATCCCATAGTAGTTGAAGTCGGTTGTATGTTTACTTTATCTATTGTGAAAACGGTCGCTCCTCTTCCAGCAGCCATTTTTGGTTGCCGCATAGCATGCATCTTTCCTTCCATCATTTTAAGAGCAGCTTTCCAGCAACATTGTGACTGTCAGTAGGTCTCCATTGATATTTATACTATGTTCTCAAAACAAGGAAACTCAGTAAAATAGAAGTTGAACAACTTCTTCTACGCCTCAAAGCCAAGTTAAttggaaaatgaaataaatgttgaaaataaaaatataattcatACAGTTATATGATAAAACAACTTGATACTTCTAAGCACGTGTAACATTTCAAAAGAAATTTTACCATGGATTGGATAATTGGCAAGTGAAATATCAGCAGCACGCTTTTGTGTAAGAAAATGAACTTTGGTTCCTTAACTTGCGACCTTTCTACTTAAGTAAGGTCTTGAATGATTGAactactacttttttttttccctgctATGACACTGATAGAAGTTATAAGTTCACGGCGAGAAGTTTGTTTAATGCATTTCACTTTGAAGCTTCCTGTGCATATATTTTAATGTGACAGTTTTATCATGAAATTTGCTTTTGTAATAAGGCTATATAACTCAGTGTGCTCCGTATTTGTAGAGAACCCTCTCCAATATCCGTAGCCCCAGTTATATAGGTGAAGTAACCTGTGCAGCTGTTAATGTTGGTGACCTCCCTCCCTATATACATGCAATGAGGGTTCTTCCCTCAGACATGAACGAGCTCTGGGCTTTCGAAATTGATGTTCACTACTCTGGTGGTGCAATATTGGATCTTGAAACGAGGCTTGAAGTTCAGGACCTTGATTTACATGAAGGGGATGAAGCAAGTTTAGATTCAAGTGCTGTTGATGATGTCAAATCAGATTTGTTAGAAGGTTTTGAGCAATTCGGTGAACAATTTAAGCATTCTGACGAGAACGCGGATAAGATGGACCAAAGAAATGGAGGTGATACACTAGCACGTATGTAACAAAACCTTTTTTAGTCATTATCTTGTTGAAAAATAATTGTATCTTCATCAGTTAATCTAAAGTGCATTAATCAGGTAACTTTTCAAGCGCGAGCAGAAGCTCTAATTGCATGCCTAGTGGCTCACCTCCTGGATCTAAGTGGAAATCAATCTTACATTCTGTGGCCAAGCAGGTTTCACAGGTTGGTTACAATGTTCTGCTTATCTCTAGCAATTTAACCTTGGGTTTCCCCTGAAATAGACTTCCTGGCTCTGCTGTGTTTACACAATTCACTTTCTGGTGGATGTCAATAGCTGCAACAGACTAAGACAGTACTTCTGAACCTGTAGCATAATTTTCTGCGTAGTGGCTTAAGGGGTAATGCACATGAGAAGTAAATTGATGTCTCGCTCTTAGTATATTTGGCTGAAAATGTTAATAGTCCATGGTTACAGTACAACTATATAACTAACTTTTGGACATAATTATCTTAAATAATGCCCTCCTTATTTTGCTACagcaaaagaaagaaactaaaagTCATGTCATACAGTCGACCTTGGTATCCTCTCTTTGTTAATTGATGAAAATAGAAAACGGTAGTTAAAATGTGGATGCAAGGTGGTAGAGGCCGGGAATTAAGATGTGTTGAAAATGGGATTGACTCATTATACAATCATGAGACTTGTGCTTCACTGATATTTTTCTGTTGCATGTAAAGCTATTCAAAACTTACAGTCCTTTTTCCTGTGTATGTCGGCTTTGCAGTAGTGAATCAAAAATCTTatatctcttcttcatcttgTAACGAGTGGAAGAAGCTCATCGATTTCTATTATATTTTCAACATTCAGGTTCCACTCTCGTTGGGGATTAGGGTTGCATCTCTACGAGGAACACTGAGGTTATATGTAAAGCCACCACCTTCAGATCAAATATGGTTTGGATTCATAGCAATGCCAGATATTGACATCCATTTGAACTCTTCCGTTGGGGACCGTAAGATCTCAAATGGACACCTTTTGTTGTTCATAACCAGTCGAATTAAGGTTAGTCTTAAAAGTAAATCTGTTATATTATTTGAATGATATATATCAAGTAAATTGAGGTTGCCAGTCAGCTACACGAGCTTTTAGGTGCTGTGAATGCCAAAGGTAGAATGCTCACCAAAATGGCGCAACACAAGCTTTTAGGTGCTGTGAATGCCAAAGGTAAAATGTACACCAAAATGGCCTGAAACTGAGGAGACAACTATTCCCTGCGAACAACCAACTAAAGATCCCATATAAGAGCATGAGGTTCTATTGCCATCTGTTATTCTTCTCCTTCCTGATTTTCTTCAACTTAAAGCACCATAACAGCTGTTTGACTGTAGTTGGCCCAATCAAAGTATCCACCTCAAAAGACCCATGAGCCAACTTTGTATAAATGAAACTTTAAATTGGTCTGAGAGAGATCATGAATGTGTCTAGTTAGCAAACTTCAGAAAGGTACTTTGACATGTGGAATGCAGAGTGTGATGATTCGATTACTTCTTtaggggggtggggtggggggtggtgATGTCACTTTATATGGCACAACAGAAAGTGGGCAAGTAGAATACAATAAGCTCTTTTAGCCAGTTTATTATTTTTGGGCTTCTTTTTTTGTCTTGCAATGACCTGACACTTTTGCAAATCGTGCTGActacaaaagaaaaaaccaaCTTAATGGAGGAACCAATTTTTAGATTTTACACCAAAAGATGTGTCTGCAATTTTTTCATAGACGTTCTCTTTTTTGCACCTACACTGAGGGACGTGTTGGCAACTTATATATTCTCTTTCTTAAATAATACTATCGGTGAAATTTTCTCGGAGGTTGAGCTGATGCTGTTACAACTGATGCAGGCTGCTATCCGTGAATCTGTCGTGCTTCCAAACTGTGAGAATGTATGCATCCCTTGGATGATAGCAGAGAAGGATGACTGGGTTCCCCTAAAAGATGCTCCATATATATGGATTAATAACAAATCTGCAGGTAATGCCAAGAAACCAGAAGCACGCAGCTCCCTTCCTACGGGTGCAACACATGTTGCTGAAGCAGCTAGGAAAAGCACCAGTAATGCCGAAAGTGAATATGAACGACGGAACAGAGTTGTCTGGGCTACTCAAAAGAGCAAGTCACTGGATCCACACTCATTATACTCGGTTCCTAAGGCTCAGCCTTTCAATACCAGAAGCCTCACTACTAGTCCAGAAAGAGCACACCTAAAGTCAAAGAAACATCACGGGGATACACTAGAGCGCAAGTCATCGGATCCACAGGTATATTTATCAGTTATGGGCCAGTCTTCAGCAGAATTGCATGCCCCCTTGCTGAACCACAATGAACAGCTAGA
Coding sequences within it:
- the LOC132057579 gene encoding uncharacterized protein LOC132057579, coding for MMLMLTVFVLGGVTVLAVEAVGIVILIWWFMRRVSRERGKGKPPEGSCCFAGDIDPSFYNKQGKVWVLESERILKALNTDKATKQHKAQKEILDVIPTQKFAKIKNHSLILIESDGSHTEIPLKGCMVAAVSASSLSTRKWAKRYPIKVESGASAVYKGNRIFYIYLETSWEKESWCKALRLASCEDEEKIKWLAKLNVEFHNYLTSLNAAYPSFMKPSSSLGAELVDKSSKPDGSSSKVRQFLKKFAKKTTKNAPENKASCSSKSSYEERKLTEKGSSFQDLDLASSVMKVAPTRKPLDFSNEDVIVPSSIVSSTGSVISDADSDDRTIGDEGSLCWNLLISRLFFDAKRNEQMKNSLQERIQRTLSNIRSPSYIGEVTCAAVNVGDLPPYIHAMRVLPSDMNELWAFEIDVHYSGGAILDLETRLEVQDLDLHEGDEASLDSSAVDDVKSDLLEGFEQFGEQFKHSDENADKMDQRNGGDTLARNFSSASRSSNCMPSGSPPGSKWKSILHSVAKQVSQVPLSLGIRVASLRGTLRLYVKPPPSDQIWFGFIAMPDIDIHLNSSVGDRKISNGHLLLFITSRIKAAIRESVVLPNCENVCIPWMIAEKDDWVPLKDAPYIWINNKSAGNAKKPEARSSLPTGATHVAEAARKSTSNAESEYERRNRVVWATQKSKSLDPHSLYSVPKAQPFNTRSLTTSPERAHLKSKKHHGDTLERKSSDPQVYLSVMGQSSAELHAPLLNHNEQLESHRISTEENIQSNSSSPSRSSSALEEQNSFTEDDMKPKRTGTRARMHGLRKKMGEKLEEKKRHIEEKGRHLVGRMRSHKDYS